DNA sequence from the Pelagibaculum spongiae genome:
AATCCCAAACAAAAAAACGCAGTGCATTAATAATGCACTGCGTTTTTTATTGTTCACTGAATCAGGAGTATTAAGCCACTCGAATCGCATATTGGTGATTATGCCGCTCGATTAGACACTTATGCATACTTTTTACTGCTGTATGATAATCCGCCTCATCTAACACAAACTGCATATCGACCTGACGCATACACTGATGCATTGCCAACACACTAATGCCCGCTTCGGCCAGCGCCGATGTGGTTTCAGCCAGAATGCCTGGCACTTTCATACTGGAGCCAATCGCAGAAACCAGCGCCACTTTTTGGGTCGACACTTCGGCATCTGGGAAGGCTTGCTCCAACTGCTCAACCACTCGACGCACTCTTTTAATACCGGTGCTGATATAGTGAGTAATCGTATTGGCATTCAAATCTTTGGTGATCACTTCTACACCCTGCTGATGCAATAGCTCAACAATGGTGCGGTCGTAGCATTCAATCTCACCCGACATTTCTTGGTCAAATACTTCAATTGCCACCACATGACGGCGACCGGCAATAATCTCAACGCAATGCTCATCGCTGCAATAATCAGAGGTAATTAAAGTACCGCTGTGCGCCGGATCAAAAGTATTTTTAATTCGCAGTGCAATGCCCGCTTTGCGCAATCCTTTAGCAGCCTTGGGATGAATCGCTTCCATTCCCAAATTAGCGAGCTGGTCGGCAACATCGTAATTCGTCCGACCAATCGGCACCACTTTACCTTCACCAACTACTCGAGGATCAGCACTGCTTAAATGGAATTCTTTATGAATCACTGCTTCCGTCGCTTCGGTAATTACCGCAATCCGGCTAAAGGTCATTTCACTGTAACCACGGTCAAAAGTGGTCATCAAACCTTCAACGCAGTTGGCGTAACCCGTAACAATCGGCAGGCAAGTTTGCAAATCAATCTCAGCAAAAGCCTTGGCAATGGCTTCATCTAACGAGAGGTTGCTATTACCGCGCCAGCCTGATAAATCGACAAACTTGGCATTAATACCTTCCTGCTGCAGCAAGAAAGCAAGGTTATGCGCACTATGTGCTTCACCTATGGATGCCAGCATCTCACGCACTTTCATTAACTGGTCAGACAGCTGGAAATGACCGAAAGCACAGACTTTTCTCAGGTCTGTTAAACAATCTTCAACACTACCCAACCGGTCAGAAATAAACTGGTCAGCCTGTTGTTTTAAAGCAGGATCTTCAAACAGTCCGGCGTTAATCTCTAGCATTCTGGCACGAACATCATCCATTGCCTGACGCCAAGCCTGACCATCTTCAGCATGGGCAAACAAGCCATAAATGCCTGAATCACCGGTCTTCTTGTGTTCCAAAAGTAAATCTGTCACTCCACCATAAGCAGAAACAACAAAGATTCGATTATAAGGCTGCTCTGGGTAACAAATAATATTGTCCCGAACCGCCTCATAATTACTCATTGAAGTTCCACCAATCTTTTCAACTGTATGCTGCATGCGGCCTCACTACGGACAAATCTTAGAATTGAGCAGGATATTGTTTTTATAAAATGGTCTTGATTTTTAAATATCTAGCCTAGAATTTCAATAGCTAATTTGTATGCTTTCAGCAGAAACCGATTACTCTCATTGATAGCTTATACGGAGCGCAAGGATGCCATTTTTTGGAGAACTGATGTATGCCGAGATGGCTCTTGACTATGTAAGAAGCAAATTGAAGCTGCTTAGAGGGGATAGTCGTCCAGATGTAGACAAATTGATCCGAAGGTTGGGCTATCAAGAAGAAATTAAATTTTTCAATAATCATCCCATTCTTCCCAGACGCTTCTTAGAAGACTGGAACGACTCCAACTACCGAATGAACCTACTTCGGAAAGCGGCCTACAATTTTGCAACCCAAAAAGCTCCACCCGCTGAGTTATTTCTCAGCTATCAATACGGATTTCTAGGGAAAAAACGACACGAACATGGCACTTTTGATATCTCAGCCAACTGCCAAGATCAGGTGGCTGCCGCTTATTATTATTTAATCTCCCGAGCCTTTGCCTGTCACTGCGCTTCTAATCGGCCACTCACTTGGCGATTAGAGCTTCACCCTCTCCAAGGTTGTGATATCAACGATTACAGTACTTCACTGTTCATCACGAGCCGAGATACCCTGGGAAAAACAATAAAAAACCATACAATTAATGACATCGATTCCCTTGCAACACCTGAAGAAAATTGCCCTTTAAACAATTTGAAAGGAGTAATTTGTGACCCTTACCTTGAAGTCACCTGGTTAATTGACTGTCAGCTTAGCTTGCTCACTTATCTCAAATTTGTGAGAAGTAATTATTACCCCGCCGGTTCAAAAAATTACTCCATCTCTTTCCACCACCTCAGCAACCAACTCCTGGATTGACACAACCCAATATCAAAAAATATTGATATTGGGTTGTGCAAGCTAAATCAGCCAGCTAGACTTGCGCCCTATGAATACTCCTGAAATTACCACCGACGCTCTGGCAGTCATGCTTAAAGCAGCTGGCGACAGTTTGCGTTTGGGCATATTGCGAGCACTTAAAGACAACTCCTTTGGTGTGCTTGAACTGTGCCAGATTTTTGCTGGCAAGCAGTCGGGAGTGAGCCATCACTTAAAAGTCTTGAGCAAGGCTGGGCTGGTTGCTCAACGCCGGGAAGGCAATGCGATATTTTATCGCCGTGCTTTGGTTGCAGATCAGCAGGCCGATGCAGATTTATTGGTGTCGTTATACGCCACTATTGATCAACTACCACTGACTGGCGATGTTCAAGACAGATTAAACCTAGTGCTCAGTGAACGTGCAGAGCACGCCCGGGAATTCTTTGCTAATCATGCTAAGGAATTTCCCGACCACCAGGATTTAATTGCTCACTATCCACAATATGGCGAAGCAATTGGCGATTTACTGGAAAGCATCCACTTTCCACAATTGGCTCAGGCAGTTGAAATTGGCCCGGGACAAGGAGAGTTTCTGGCGCGATTGGCACCGAGGTTTGAGAAAATCTATGCGGTGGATATTTCGTCCGAAATGCTTGAACAGTCGCGGCAATTTGCTTTGGATAATGGCTACTCACATATCGAGTTTATCCATGGCGATATTAATACCGTACTGGAAAAAGACCTCAAGTGTGACTGTTTGGTACTGAATATGGTGTTACACCATGTGCCAACACCGGCGCAGCTATTTAAAACTGCGGCAAAACTGATTAATCCTGGCGGCGCATTATTGATTACCGATTTGTGCCGCCACAACCAAAGTTGGGCTAGAGATAACTGCGGTGATTTCTGGCTCGGATTTGATACTGAAGAGCTGACCGCCTGGGCGCAATCTGCCGGATTAGAAGACGGCGATCGCCTGTATTTGGGACTGAAAAATGGCTTCCAAATTCAGCTGCGGCGATTTGACCAACCTGTTATTGGAATTGTAAAAAAATGAGTGAATACAGCCTTTTTACCTCTGAATCTGTATCCGAAGGCCATCCTGACAAAATGGCTGACCAGATTTCTGATGCCATCCTTGATGCGATGTTGGAACAGGACCCGCATGCTCGGGTAGCTGTTGAAACCATGGTTAAAACCGGTATGGCAATTGTTGCCGGTGAAGTACGCACTAGCTGCTACGTTGACCTAGAAGGTCTGGTTCGCCAGGTAATTAACGACATCGGCTACACCAGTAGCGATGTTGGTTTCGACGGTAATTCTTGCGCAGTCATTAATGCCATCGGCAAGCAGTCTGGCGATATCGCCATGGGCGTTGACGAAGGCGAAACTAAAGATCTTGGCGCAGGTGACCAAGGCTTAATGTTTGGTTATGCCACCGATGAAACGCCATCACTGATGCCCGCCCCAATTTACTACAGCCATTTGCTGGTAAAACGTCAGGCAGAATTACGCAAAAATGGCACCCTGCCATGGTTGCGCCCTGATGCAAAATCACAGCTGACTTTGCGTTATGACGAAAACGGTAAGCCAGTGGCTGTTGATGCGGTTGTTTTATCGACTCAGCACAATCCAGATATCAATTTAGAAGATCTGCGTGAAGCAGTTAAGCGCGACATTATTTTACCGGTACTGCCGAAGGAATGGATTCATGCTGACACCAAGTTCCACATCAACCCAACCGGTAATTTCGTTATTGGTGGTCCAGTGGGCGATTGCGGCTTAACTGGCCGTAAAATCATCGTCGATACTTATGGCGGAATGGCACGTCACGGTGGCGGTGCATTCTCTGGTAAAGATCCATCAAAAGTTGACCGTTCAGCTGCCTATGCTGGCCGTTATGTTGCAAAAAACATTGTTGCAGCAGGTTTAGCGTCGCGTTGTGAAATTCAGATTTCCTACGCAATTGGTGTATCAGAACCGACTTCAATTTCTTTGAATACTTTCGGTACTGGCAAGATTTCTGATACAGCAATCATCGAGTTAGTTCGCCAGCACTTTGACTTGACGCCAGGCGGTATTATCGAAATGCTCGATCTGCGTCGTCCGATTTATCGCGCTACTGCGGCCTATGGCCACTTTGGTCGTGAAGACGAAGCATTCACTTGGGAAAAAACAGACAAGGCCGAAGTTTTGAAGGCAGCCTTATAAGCAAGGATCGGTTAACACCCGAAGAGCTTCGGCTCTAAAGCAGTTCATGTGTTAGCGGTCCTGTTATTCGGCAAGTGATTTCACTTGCCGAATTTAACCAGCGGACAGGATGACAATAATGAACAACGAACTGAAAGCTACAGTACCCTTGAACGACTACAAAATTGCCGATATTTCTCTAGCCAATTGGGGCCGTGAAGAAATGGCAATTGCCGAAACTGAAATGCCCGCGTTAATGGCAATTCGGCAAAAATATCGATCCAGCCAACCGCTTGCCGGTGCTCAAATTCTCGGCTGTATCCATATGACCATTCAAACTGCGGTACTGATCGAGACTCTGATTGAACTCGGAGCTGAAGTTCGATGGTCATCTTGTAATATTTTCTCTACCCAAGATCATGCAGCTGCTGCGATTGCCGTTGCGGGTATTCCGGTATTTGCCTGGAAAGGTGAAACTGAAGCCGAATATGAATGGTGCTTGGAACAATCTATCGGTATCGGCGTTGCAGGTTGGAAACCCAATATGGTGTTGGATGACGGCGGTGATTTAACCCTGCTATTGCATGAAAAGTATCCACAACTGCTGGATCATATTCATGGCATTACCGAAGAAACAACTACCGGCGTGCATCGTTTATTGGAAATGCTGGAAAAAGACCAACTCAAGGTTCCGGCAATTAATGTAAACGACTCTGTCACCAAATCAAAAAATGATAATAAATATGGTTGTCGGCATAGCTTAAATGACGCGATTAAAAGAGCGACGGATCATTTGTTGGCTGGAAAAAAAGCGTTAGTCGTTGGTTATGGTGATGTTGGTAAAGGCTCTGCAGCCTCACTTCGACAAGAAGGGATGATTGTTAAAATCACCGAAGTTGACCCAATCTGTGCCATGCAAGCCTGCATGGATGGCTTTGAAGTAGTGTCTGCTTACCAAAATGGTGTTAACGATGGCCTAGCAGAAAACCTGAATCGGACATTATTAGACAATGTCGATTTGCTGGTCACCACTACCGGAAATTTCCATGTATGCGACCCACAAATGTTGGCAGCATTAAAAAATGGTGCCGTAGTGTGTAATATTGGACACTTCGATACCGAGATTGACACCCAGTTTATGCGCGACAAGTGGCGCTGGCAGGAAATAAAACCCCAAGTGCATA
Encoded proteins:
- a CDS encoding aspartate kinase — encoded protein: MQHTVEKIGGTSMSNYEAVRDNIICYPEQPYNRIFVVSAYGGVTDLLLEHKKTGDSGIYGLFAHAEDGQAWRQAMDDVRARMLEINAGLFEDPALKQQADQFISDRLGSVEDCLTDLRKVCAFGHFQLSDQLMKVREMLASIGEAHSAHNLAFLLQQEGINAKFVDLSGWRGNSNLSLDEAIAKAFAEIDLQTCLPIVTGYANCVEGLMTTFDRGYSEMTFSRIAVITEATEAVIHKEFHLSSADPRVVGEGKVVPIGRTNYDVADQLANLGMEAIHPKAAKGLRKAGIALRIKNTFDPAHSGTLITSDYCSDEHCVEIIAGRRHVVAIEVFDQEMSGEIECYDRTIVELLHQQGVEVITKDLNANTITHYISTGIKRVRRVVEQLEQAFPDAEVSTQKVALVSAIGSSMKVPGILAETTSALAEAGISVLAMHQCMRQVDMQFVLDEADYHTAVKSMHKCLIERHNHQYAIRVA
- a CDS encoding ArsR/SmtB family transcription factor produces the protein MNTPEITTDALAVMLKAAGDSLRLGILRALKDNSFGVLELCQIFAGKQSGVSHHLKVLSKAGLVAQRREGNAIFYRRALVADQQADADLLVSLYATIDQLPLTGDVQDRLNLVLSERAEHAREFFANHAKEFPDHQDLIAHYPQYGEAIGDLLESIHFPQLAQAVEIGPGQGEFLARLAPRFEKIYAVDISSEMLEQSRQFALDNGYSHIEFIHGDINTVLEKDLKCDCLVLNMVLHHVPTPAQLFKTAAKLINPGGALLITDLCRHNQSWARDNCGDFWLGFDTEELTAWAQSAGLEDGDRLYLGLKNGFQIQLRRFDQPVIGIVKK
- the metK gene encoding methionine adenosyltransferase encodes the protein MSEYSLFTSESVSEGHPDKMADQISDAILDAMLEQDPHARVAVETMVKTGMAIVAGEVRTSCYVDLEGLVRQVINDIGYTSSDVGFDGNSCAVINAIGKQSGDIAMGVDEGETKDLGAGDQGLMFGYATDETPSLMPAPIYYSHLLVKRQAELRKNGTLPWLRPDAKSQLTLRYDENGKPVAVDAVVLSTQHNPDINLEDLREAVKRDIILPVLPKEWIHADTKFHINPTGNFVIGGPVGDCGLTGRKIIVDTYGGMARHGGGAFSGKDPSKVDRSAAYAGRYVAKNIVAAGLASRCEIQISYAIGVSEPTSISLNTFGTGKISDTAIIELVRQHFDLTPGGIIEMLDLRRPIYRATAAYGHFGREDEAFTWEKTDKAEVLKAAL
- the ahcY gene encoding adenosylhomocysteinase, which encodes MTIMNNELKATVPLNDYKIADISLANWGREEMAIAETEMPALMAIRQKYRSSQPLAGAQILGCIHMTIQTAVLIETLIELGAEVRWSSCNIFSTQDHAAAAIAVAGIPVFAWKGETEAEYEWCLEQSIGIGVAGWKPNMVLDDGGDLTLLLHEKYPQLLDHIHGITEETTTGVHRLLEMLEKDQLKVPAINVNDSVTKSKNDNKYGCRHSLNDAIKRATDHLLAGKKALVVGYGDVGKGSAASLRQEGMIVKITEVDPICAMQACMDGFEVVSAYQNGVNDGLAENLNRTLLDNVDLLVTTTGNFHVCDPQMLAALKNGAVVCNIGHFDTEIDTQFMRDKWRWQEIKPQVHKIYRSETKDDFLLLLSEGRLVNLGNATGHPSRIMDGSFANQVLAQIYLFQRKFGELPPEQKKEHLWLKVLPKQLDEEVARYMVQGFGGVLTQLTKAQAEYIGVDVNGPYKPENYKY